A genomic segment from Pseudomonas mendocina encodes:
- a CDS encoding alpha/beta hydrolase, with the protein MTASADFKAPAAEQMLLRGLLRGFLRLFFRGLVRPPMPVPAQRRILRVLTAITLTPRGVSRSAATLGGRPCEWHRPPVRSGSVLLYLHGGAFMIGGPDTHRGICASLAKRGSLEVCALDYRLAPEHPYPAARDDVVAAYQALLEAGYRPEQIAIGGDSAGGNLSLVGCLSIIEGGLPAPAALVCFSPATDFTGEQMHEPPAGDPLIHPSWIEQAAELYCPPELPRNDPGISPVFADLSRLPPTLIQVGEDELLLNDSLRLAERAKAAGADVRLERYPGLWHVFQAHVGMLRAADYAIARVAAFLRERGV; encoded by the coding sequence ATGACTGCGTCCGCTGATTTCAAAGCCCCGGCCGCCGAGCAGATGCTGCTGCGCGGCTTGTTGCGCGGCTTTCTGCGCCTGTTCTTTCGCGGTCTGGTGCGGCCGCCTATGCCCGTGCCGGCGCAACGACGCATATTGCGCGTGCTTACCGCCATTACCCTGACGCCGCGCGGAGTCAGCCGTAGCGCCGCAACCTTGGGCGGACGGCCATGCGAATGGCATCGGCCGCCAGTCCGCAGCGGCAGCGTGCTGCTCTATCTGCACGGTGGCGCCTTCATGATCGGTGGGCCGGATACGCACCGGGGCATCTGCGCCAGCCTGGCCAAGCGCGGCTCCCTGGAGGTCTGTGCGCTGGACTATCGCCTGGCGCCGGAGCATCCCTATCCCGCTGCGCGTGATGATGTAGTGGCCGCCTACCAGGCATTGCTTGAGGCAGGCTATCGGCCAGAGCAGATCGCCATAGGCGGCGACTCGGCGGGCGGCAACCTGAGCCTGGTCGGCTGCCTAAGCATCATCGAAGGCGGCCTGCCGGCGCCCGCTGCGTTGGTGTGCTTCTCGCCTGCGACCGACTTCACTGGCGAGCAGATGCACGAGCCTCCAGCCGGCGATCCGCTGATCCACCCCAGCTGGATCGAACAGGCCGCCGAGCTTTATTGCCCACCTGAGCTCCCGCGTAACGATCCGGGCATCTCACCGGTGTTCGCCGATCTCAGCCGCTTGCCACCGACGTTGATTCAGGTCGGCGAAGACGAACTGCTGCTCAACGACAGCCTGCGTCTGGCCGAGCGAGCCAAGGCGGCTGGCGCGGATGTACGCCTGGAGCGATATCCGGGGCTGTGGCACGTATTCCAGGCCCATGT
- a CDS encoding flavin-containing monooxygenase, whose amino-acid sequence MNNHPRTNAPWRVLIIGSGFAGLGLAMQLRKAGEKDFLLLEKAGEVGGTWRDNSYPGAACDVPSHLYSFSFEPKHDWSRKFAPQAEIHAYILQCVEKYQLRPHIRLNSEVLGAAFDAERGVWQVELAGGEVIEAQALVSACGQLNRPAYPRLPGLENFRGETFHSARWRHDLDLAGKRVAVIGTGASAIQFVPQIQPKVASLHLFQRSAAYVLAKPDRVYRGWEIALKQHFPLWQRVDRLLQYLHHEGRAVAFVRFPWLMRLFRHSFTRHLRRQIPDASKRAQLQPDYPMGCKRILISNDYFPALAQANVQIVDSAIREVREHSLVTADGREHPCDVLIYGTGFTATDFLAPMRIRGLGGVDLNQAWKDGAEAYKGISVSGFPNLFLLYGPNTNLGHNSILYMLESQYAYVLGCLRVLREQGLRYLDLRPAVQRNYNADLQQATHRTIWEQGCDSWYKTATGKNTNNWPGFTFTYRLMTRTPELVDYDCVR is encoded by the coding sequence ATGAATAACCACCCCCGTACGAACGCGCCATGGCGCGTGTTGATCATCGGCAGCGGTTTTGCTGGCCTCGGCCTGGCCATGCAGTTGCGCAAGGCCGGTGAGAAGGACTTCCTGCTGCTGGAAAAGGCTGGCGAGGTCGGCGGCACCTGGCGCGACAACAGCTACCCGGGAGCTGCCTGCGACGTGCCTTCGCACCTGTACTCCTTTTCCTTCGAGCCCAAGCACGACTGGTCGCGCAAGTTCGCGCCACAGGCGGAAATCCATGCCTATATCCTGCAGTGCGTGGAGAAGTATCAGTTACGCCCGCACATTCGCCTGAACAGTGAGGTGCTTGGCGCGGCATTCGATGCCGAGCGGGGCGTCTGGCAGGTCGAGCTGGCGGGAGGCGAGGTGATCGAGGCGCAGGCGCTGGTCAGTGCCTGCGGCCAGCTCAATCGCCCGGCCTACCCGAGGCTGCCGGGCCTGGAGAACTTCCGCGGCGAGACTTTTCACTCGGCGCGCTGGCGCCATGATCTGGATCTGGCCGGCAAGCGCGTAGCGGTAATTGGTACCGGCGCGTCGGCTATCCAGTTCGTGCCGCAGATTCAGCCGAAAGTTGCCAGCCTGCATCTGTTCCAGCGTTCGGCCGCTTATGTGCTGGCCAAGCCGGATCGCGTCTATCGGGGCTGGGAAATTGCCCTGAAACAGCATTTCCCCCTGTGGCAGCGTGTCGACCGCCTGCTGCAATACCTGCATCACGAGGGGCGGGCGGTAGCTTTCGTCCGCTTTCCCTGGCTGATGCGCCTGTTTCGTCACAGTTTCACTCGCCATTTGCGGCGCCAGATACCCGATGCCAGCAAGCGTGCACAGTTGCAACCGGACTATCCTATGGGCTGCAAGCGCATCCTGATCAGTAATGACTATTTCCCGGCGTTGGCGCAGGCCAATGTGCAGATCGTCGACTCGGCGATTCGTGAGGTGCGCGAGCATTCGCTGGTGACGGCTGATGGGCGTGAGCATCCTTGCGACGTGCTGATCTACGGCACTGGCTTCACGGCCACCGATTTCCTCGCGCCGATGCGTATTCGCGGCCTCGGTGGTGTAGACCTGAACCAGGCCTGGAAGGACGGCGCCGAGGCTTACAAGGGCATCAGCGTCAGCGGTTTTCCCAATCTGTTTCTGCTCTATGGGCCGAACACCAACCTTGGCCACAACTCCATTCTCTACATGCTGGAGAGCCAGTACGCGTATGTGCTGGGCTGCCTGCGGGTGCTACGTGAACAGGGGCTGCGCTATCTCGATCTGCGTCCGGCAGTACAACGCAACTACAACGCCGATCTGCAGCAGGCGACTCATCGAACGATATGGGAACAGGGCTGCGACAGCTGGTACAAGACCGCTACCGGCAAGAACACCAACAACTGGCCGGGTTTCACCTTCACCTATCGCCTCATGACCCGTACTCCGGAGCTTGTCGACTATGACTGCGTCCGCTGA